A genomic window from Levilactobacillus yonginensis includes:
- a CDS encoding universal stress protein, translated as MYERILVPMDGSKNAHAALVEATNLAKQLGSKLFIVSVASDQTYAHYGAEFGSEIVTHFKEDAAKFLESAVTEVEAQGVAVETSFKVGLPKPTIAQTLPAELGTTLTVIGRSGAHGIGRAIMGSTTSYVVHHSKTSVLVVD; from the coding sequence ATGTATGAACGGATTTTAGTACCAATGGATGGGAGCAAGAACGCCCACGCTGCGTTGGTGGAGGCTACCAACTTGGCTAAGCAACTCGGTTCCAAACTGTTCATCGTGTCCGTCGCCAGTGATCAGACTTACGCCCACTACGGTGCAGAATTTGGTAGCGAAATCGTCACGCACTTTAAGGAAGACGCTGCGAAGTTTTTGGAGAGTGCCGTAACGGAAGTCGAAGCACAGGGCGTGGCAGTCGAGACGAGCTTTAAAGTTGGGTTACCAAAGCCAACCATCGCACAAACCTTACCCGCAGAATTAGGAACGACGTTGACGGTGATTGGTCGTTCAGGGGCACATGGCATTGGCCGGGCAATCATGGGTTCCACCACTAGTTACGTGGTTCATCACTCTAAGACCAGCGTGTTAGTGGTCGACTAA
- a CDS encoding YibE/F family protein: MQVMREKRVQGWLWLLALVIGGLLVWGTQHNAGLYHDPIMKVTQVKTGRATKETDDFHNQDYQVKQILTGHILNGSFRGRPLTVTNTYSQSGAMDQRYHVGSQLFVVVHQHTGQKLTATAKDVKRDTPLLTMIWVVVALLLLIMQFSGFMAFLSVAANGVLFLIAILLNGSTQGAQVLWIFGSLAIVFATLTLWLVLGANRQMVITLATTLGGTAFSIVVALLVFHFTHERGMYYESMQYVTQLPRPLFLAETLLGSLGAVMDESTDIISSLFALKRERPELSANQVFKSGRQIGSTIMGPLINVLFFIFVADTFPMAMLYLKNGNSWGYTFSMNMSMGVVQSLISGIGIVLAVPLASFLASRFMAKKVIA, encoded by the coding sequence ATGCAAGTGATGAGAGAGAAACGGGTGCAGGGATGGCTCTGGCTTCTAGCGCTAGTCATCGGGGGTCTCCTGGTATGGGGAACACAGCACAATGCTGGTCTCTATCATGATCCCATTATGAAGGTCACCCAGGTTAAAACGGGGCGGGCAACGAAAGAGACTGATGATTTTCACAATCAAGATTATCAGGTGAAACAGATATTGACCGGCCACATCTTGAACGGGTCTTTCCGGGGACGGCCGTTGACGGTGACGAACACCTATTCACAATCTGGTGCGATGGATCAGCGTTATCACGTTGGGAGCCAACTATTTGTGGTCGTTCATCAACACACTGGTCAAAAGTTAACGGCAACAGCTAAGGATGTGAAACGGGACACGCCCTTACTGACTATGATTTGGGTCGTCGTGGCGTTACTGCTCTTAATTATGCAATTCAGTGGGTTCATGGCCTTCCTTAGTGTTGCAGCTAATGGGGTGCTGTTTTTGATTGCGATTCTTTTGAATGGCTCAACTCAGGGGGCACAGGTGCTGTGGATCTTCGGGAGTTTGGCCATTGTGTTTGCCACCCTCACATTGTGGTTGGTGTTAGGCGCAAACCGGCAAATGGTGATTACGTTGGCGACTACGTTGGGTGGAACGGCTTTTTCAATTGTCGTGGCACTGTTGGTCTTTCATTTCACACATGAGCGGGGGATGTACTACGAATCCATGCAGTACGTGACGCAGTTGCCTCGACCACTGTTTCTGGCAGAGACCCTTTTGGGCTCCCTAGGAGCGGTCATGGACGAGTCCACGGATATTATCTCATCACTCTTTGCGTTGAAGCGTGAACGGCCGGAGCTGTCCGCCAATCAAGTATTTAAATCAGGTCGGCAGATTGGGAGTACAATTATGGGGCCACTGATTAACGTGCTATTCTTTATCTTCGTAGCTGATACCTTTCCAATGGCCATGCTGTACTTAAAAAATGGGAATAGTTGGGGCTACACCTTCTCAATGAATATGTCGATGGGCGTCGTTCAAAGCCTGATCAGTGGGATCGGTATCGTGCTGGCAGTTCCATTGGCCAGCTTCCTAGCTAGTCGATTCATGGCGAAGAAGGTGATTGCATGA
- a CDS encoding YibE/F family protein: protein MSTISTLGLILLILMILVGGKAGAQSFLALLLNFSLLFLAIVLVAFHFSPLIVTLVTGMLVLALTIFMSSGDDLSSTVAFIASAVVLVVLVVVIVPVEQWALVQGFGPEDSEDLEGLSVLVGISFVQVTTATAILSTLGAIAEAAMAIAAGLSEILEQHPQVGLKALMGDGIAVGKQIIGTTFNTLFFGFFGGFLALFIWFTGVHYSFGEILNDKILVSEILMILFAMVSVILTVPITTWVMTRAVAGQRKRADKANQGE from the coding sequence ATGAGTACGATCAGTACCTTGGGATTAATTCTGTTAATTTTGATGATTTTAGTCGGTGGTAAAGCGGGGGCGCAGTCATTTCTAGCATTGCTTCTCAACTTTAGTCTGTTGTTCCTAGCAATCGTTCTGGTGGCATTTCACTTCTCGCCACTGATTGTCACCCTGGTGACGGGGATGCTGGTGTTGGCCTTGACCATCTTCATGAGTAGTGGGGATGACTTATCCAGCACAGTGGCCTTCATCGCGTCAGCGGTGGTGCTAGTCGTCCTGGTCGTGGTTATTGTCCCAGTGGAACAGTGGGCCCTCGTTCAAGGGTTCGGACCAGAAGATAGTGAAGACCTTGAGGGATTATCCGTCTTGGTGGGGATCAGCTTTGTACAGGTAACCACCGCTACGGCTATTCTAAGCACGCTAGGGGCGATTGCAGAGGCAGCTATGGCAATTGCTGCTGGTCTTAGTGAAATCCTTGAGCAGCATCCTCAGGTGGGTTTAAAGGCCCTGATGGGTGATGGTATCGCCGTCGGTAAGCAAATCATTGGTACGACGTTTAATACCTTGTTCTTTGGGTTCTTTGGTGGATTCCTAGCACTGTTTATCTGGTTTACCGGCGTCCATTACTCGTTCGGTGAAATCCTAAATGATAAAATCCTTGTTTCAGAAATCTTGATGATTTTGTTTGCCATGGTCAGTGTTATTTTGACCGTGCCAATTACGACTTGGGTCATGACCCGCGCCGTAGCTGGTCAGCGTAAGCGTGCTGATAAAGCTAACCAGGGTGAGTAA
- a CDS encoding N-acetylmuramoyl-L-alanine amidase family protein — MHKVVLTAVAALGAIGIFGATSMTTADAASSKVNNYISSKKIKPAKVTKSIWSGFPKNKYRHGKGKPEGVVVHETANPSSTIYNEIAYMKRNYNNAFVHSFVDGSRIINIANTDYLAWGVGYPGNARYVQFEQVEVHSKSAFAHEIANASWYTAYLLNKYNLKPNDAAYDYKGTVWSHKAVAHKLGGSTHTDPIGYYASAGKRYFGQKYTMAAFYKMVKMYYNDMNSTKHTKMTSATYKSVDQEAKLSSKYTKYYLYNHVKGANKNAKRQSWSKISPKVGKSYSVDMTAKKSNGSMWYRIKPSKNTTSKTRYWVYSGNLTNIQDVVTETANASASSESNAANSSSATESSVSSSSTSSVSSSN, encoded by the coding sequence ATGCACAAAGTCGTTTTAACTGCAGTGGCCGCACTAGGGGCTATCGGTATTTTTGGTGCCACGTCAATGACAACTGCTGACGCTGCATCGTCAAAGGTCAATAACTATATTAGTAGCAAGAAAATCAAGCCTGCTAAAGTAACTAAGAGCATTTGGAGTGGCTTTCCTAAGAACAAGTATCGTCATGGTAAAGGCAAACCAGAAGGGGTCGTCGTTCACGAAACGGCCAACCCATCTTCAACCATTTATAACGAAATTGCTTACATGAAGCGTAACTATAACAACGCCTTCGTTCACAGTTTCGTTGATGGTTCTCGAATCATCAACATTGCTAACACTGATTACTTAGCTTGGGGGGTTGGTTACCCTGGTAACGCCCGCTATGTTCAATTTGAACAAGTTGAAGTTCACAGTAAGTCCGCCTTTGCCCACGAGATTGCTAATGCCTCTTGGTACACGGCTTATCTTCTGAACAAGTACAACTTAAAGCCTAACGATGCCGCTTACGACTACAAGGGAACTGTTTGGTCCCATAAGGCCGTAGCTCACAAGCTTGGTGGTTCAACGCATACCGACCCAATCGGTTACTACGCCTCTGCTGGTAAGAGGTACTTTGGTCAAAAGTACACCATGGCCGCCTTTTACAAGATGGTCAAAATGTATTACAACGACATGAACTCAACTAAGCATACGAAGATGACCAGTGCAACCTACAAGTCCGTTGACCAGGAAGCCAAGTTGAGCAGCAAGTACACCAAGTACTACCTGTACAACCACGTCAAGGGTGCCAACAAGAACGCCAAGCGTCAAAGTTGGTCCAAGATTTCGCCTAAGGTTGGTAAATCTTACAGCGTCGACATGACTGCTAAGAAGAGCAACGGTTCCATGTGGTACCGGATCAAGCCTTCTAAGAACACGACCAGTAAGACCCGTTACTGGGTTTACTCTGGTAATCTGACGAACATTCAAGACGTTGTCACGGAGACGGCCAACGCTAGTGCCAGTTCTGAAAGCAACGCGGCTAATAGTTCAAGTGCTACTGAATCCTCTGTTAGTTCTTCTAGCACTAGCTCAGTAAGTAGCAGCAACTAA